The Streptomyces sp. NBC_00335 DNA window GGTGGGACAGCGCGGCACGGGAGCACCACGCGGCCGGCCTGCCGGTCAACCGCGATGCCGTCGCCCACTTCGGCGCCGAGGGTGCCTTCACGCCGCAGACCACCCGGGCGGCGCTCGCCGCCTTCGAGGCACCCGTCCTGCTGCTCACCGGGGAGTTCGACCTGAACAGCCCCCCTCGGTCGACGGCCGAGCTCGCGGGACTCTTCCCCGACGCCACTCTCTCGGTACAGCCCGGAGCGGGCCATTACCCCTGGGTCGACGATGCCGAGCGGTTCGCAGCGACCGTCGAGGAGTTCCTGGGGCAATGACCCGCTCGCCGCTTACGGCGCCGGGAGCTCCGCGAAGTCCGCGACCAGGCCGCGGTGGTGCCCGGTCGTGCCCAGGGCCAGGGAGTCGGCCTTGGCCCGCTTGAGGTAGAGGTGCGCGGGGTGCTCCCAGGTCATGCCGATGCCTCCGTGGAGCTGCACGCACTCCTCGGCGGCCCGGACCGCCACGCCCGAGCAGTAGGCCTGGGCCACCGCCACCGTGAGCGGCGCGTCGGCGGCGCCGGCGGCGAGGGCGTCGGCCGCGGCGCGCGCCGCCGCGCGGGCGGAGGCCACGTCGAGCCACAGCCGGGCGAGGCGGTGCTTGACGGCCTGGAAGGAGCCGACGGGGCGGTTGAACTGGTGGCGGGTGCGCAGGTACGCCACCGTCTCCGTCAGGCACCACTCGGCGATCCCGAGCTGTTCCGAGGCGAGCAGCCCGGCCCCGGAGAGCAGTGCTCCGGCGATGGCCGCGCGGGCGGTGGCCGGGTCGGCGAGCCGGGTTCCGGCGGCTGCGTCGAGGGTGACGCCGGCCAGGGGGCGGGTCAGGTCCAGCGCCACGAGCGGGGTCCGGGTGACCCCCGCCGCGTCGGCCGGGACGGCGTACAGCCCGGTGTCGGCGAGGACCAGCAGCACGTCGGCGCAGACGGCGTCGGCGACCGAGGTCACGCTCCCGCTCAGCGACCCCGTGCCGGAGTCGCGGACCGGCGCCGGCAGGGGTGCGCCGGGGGCGAGGGTCAGGGGCAGCGCGGGCACGCAGATGCGGCTGCCCGCCGCGAGCTCCCGTAGGAGGTCCGCGGATTCCGCGCTCTCACAGCCGAGCAGGATCTCCGTCGAAAGGACCGCGCTCGTGAGGTACGGGACCGGCGCCGCGGCCCGGCCGAGCTCCTCCAGGACCACGGCCGCCTCCCGGTGGCCGGCCCCCTGTCCGCCCAGCTTCTCCGGTACGAGGAGCCCCGCCGTGCCGATGTCGGCGGCGAGCACCCGCCACAGGCCGGGGTCGTGGGGGCTGCCGCCCTCGATCCGGTCGAGGACGGCCGCGGGAGCGCAGCGGGCGGCGAGCAGGGACCGTACCGCCGTACGGAGTTCCTCCTCGGCCTCGGAGTACAGCAGGTCCAGCGGGGCTGCGGCGGGAGAGCTCATCGGGCCAGGTCCTTCCACGCGAGGTCCTTGTCGTCGCGCGGCTCGGCGGGCAGGCCGAGTACGCGTTCGGCGACGATGTTGAGGAGGATTTCGCTGGTGCCGCCCTCGATGCTGTTGCCCTTGGCGCGGAGGTAGCGGTAACCGGCGTCGCGGCCGGTGAAATCGACGATCTCGGGGCGGCGAAGGGTCCAGTCCTCGTACAACAGGCCTTCTTCGCCGAGGAGTTCCACCTCCAGCCCGCTGATCTCCTGGTTGAGGCGGGCGAAGGTCAGCTTCATGCCCGAGCCCTCGGGGCCGGGCTGGCCCTGGGCGAGCTGCTGGCGCAGCCGCTCCCCGGTCAGGCGGGCGACCTCGGCCTCGATCCACAGTTCCAGCAGCCGCCCGTGCAGGTCGTGCGTGCGCAGCTCGGGGCGCTCGCGCCAGGCCGCGGCGACCGGGGCGATCATGCCGCCCTCGCGCGGGATCCGCATGCCGCCGATGGAGACGCGTTCGTTCATCAGGGTGGTGCGGGCCACCGCCCAGCCCTGGCCCACCTCGCCGAGGCGGTGGGCGTCGGGGATCCGGACGCCGGTGAGGAAGACCTCGTTGAACTCGGCCTCGCCGGTGATCTGGCGCAGCGGGCGCACTTCCACGCCGGGGGCGGTCATATCGCACAGGAAGTAGGTGATGCCCTGGTGCTTGGGCAGCTCCGGGTCGGTGCGGGCGATCAGGATGGCCCAGCGGGCGGTGTGGGCGCTGGAGGTCCACACCTTCTGGCCGTCCACCACCCAGTCCTCGCCGTCACGGACCGCACGGGTGCCGAGCGCGGCCAGGTCGGAGCCGGCGCCGGGCTCGCTGAAGAGCTGGCACCAGACCTCCTCGCCGGTCCACAAGGGCCGCAGGAAGCGCCGCTTCTGCTCCTCGGTGCCGTACGCGAGGATCGTGGGCGCGGCCATGCCGAGGCCGATGCCGATCCGGCGCGGTTGGTTGTCGGGGGCTCCGGCGGCCTCCAGTTCCGCGTCCACGACGGCCTGCAGGGAGCGGGGCGCACCGAGTCCGCCGAGGCCCTCGGGGTAGTGCACCCAGGCGAGTCCGGCGTCGAAGCGGGCCCACAGGAACGGCCCGCGCGCGGTGGTGGCGGGCGGGTGCGCGGCGAGCAGTTCCCTCACGCGGGCGCGCACTTGGTCGGCGGTGAGCACGGCGGCCGTCATCGGGAACCTCCTGCGGGTGAGCCGAGCAGCACGGTGTCCAGGGCCGGTACGACGACCAGCCGGCCGGTGGTGGTCCCGTCGGCGAGGCGCTGCACGGCGTCCGCGGCGCCGGCGAGCGGCACCCGCTCGCTGACCAGCGGTTTGATGGAGCCCTCGGCGGCGAGCCGGGTGAGCTCGGCGTGGCAGGCGGCGATCGCGGCCGGGTCCTTGGCGGCGTACAGGCCCCAATGGAGGCCGAGGATGGCGTAGTTCTTGACGAGGGCGTGGTTCAGCGCGGGCGCGGGGATGGTGCCGCTCGCGAAGCCGACCACGATGATCCGGCCTTCGAAGGCCACGCACTTGGCCGAGGCGGTGTAGGCCTCGCCGCCGACCGGGTCGTAGACCACGTCGGCCCCGCGTCCGCCGGTGAACTCCTTGACGCGGGCCACCAGTTCCTCGCTGGTGCGGTCGATGACGAGATCGCAGCCGAGCTCTTCGGCGGCGCGCACCTTGGCCTTGCCGCCGACGACCCCGATGACGGTGGCTCCGGCGGCCTTGCCGAGCTGCACGGCCGCGCTGCCGACGCCGCCCGCGGCGGCGTGCACGAGGAGGGTCTCGCCGGCCTGGAGCCGGGCCCTGCGGTGCAGGCCGAACCAGCCCGTCTGGTAGCCAATGTGCAGGGCGGCCGCCTCGGCGTCGTCGAGGGTGTCCGGGGCGGGGAGCAGGGCGCGCGCGGGGGCGGTGACGTACTCGGCGAAGCCGCCGTGCGGCAGGCTCGGATTGGCGATGACGCGGCGGCCGTCATCGGTCTCGCCGCAGATCTCTACGCCCGGGGTGAAGGGGAGCGGCGGGCGGATCTGGTACTGGCCGCGCACGAGCAGCGCGTCGGGGAAGTTGACGTTGGCGGCGAGCACCTTGAGCCTCACCTCGCCCTCGCCGGGCACCGGTTCGGGCACCTCTTCGAGGCGCATCGCCTCGCGGGGCTCGCCGGGGGTGTGTACTCGCCATGCCTGCATCCGGGGCCTCCAGCCGCCGACGGGGAACCACGCCTCGCGGGCATACTAAGCGGTCGCTTGCAGCTCTGGGAACCGGTGGGACGGGATGGAATCCCGGCGGGAGCCCCGACGGGATTCCGAACCGGAACCCGGCGGGAGTCCGGAGCGGGCCCGGTGGACCGGGATCCTCCGCAACCACTCCCGTAAATCCGGCCACTTCCCGCACACCTTCGGGCAGCATGTGGCGTGCACGTGTCATGACTTAACGGGGAACAGCACAAGTCCAGGGGGAACCACCACATGAGAAGAAGCATGTCCGCGACCGCCGCCGCCGCCGTCCTGGCGGGTCTGGTCACCGCGGCGGGCCCGGCCGCGGCCGCCGAGGCGAAGTGCACGCCGAAGATACAGGTACTGGGACATCTGGCGCCCGACACCTACGTCGCGGGCGGTGCACCGACGCAGGGGGTCCTGGATCTCGGCACGGGCAAACTCTCCGTCGGCTTCTCCGGCAACAAGCCGGTGTACTGGACCGGCACCAGGCTCCACCGGGTCCCGCTGGGCGATGCCACCCGCACGGGCGAGGTGATCGCCGTCAACCGGAGCGGTCTGATGCTGGGCCGGGTGACGGGCGAGACCGGTTACCTCTTCACCTACCGGGCCGGGGACGCGGCGGTCACCCCGCTGCCGGGCAGCGGCTGGCCGGGCATCGAGGCCGACGTCAACGACGCCGGATACGTCGTCTCCACCACCGTGCAGGGAATCGGCACGGTCTGGAAGGACGGCCTGAAGGTGCGGGAGCTCCCGCTGCCCGCCGACAGCGGCCCCGGGACGCGGATCAAGACGGTCACCGCCGTCAACACCGCGGGCGACGTCCTGGGCCTGGCGGAGCAGGACTACGAGGTGCCCGAGACGGGCCAGCACAAGTGGTGGAACTATCCGCTGATCTGGCCCGCGGACGGCTCGCCCGCCCGCGCCCTGGCGCCGAGCGGCGGCGGCGGGTTCGAGGACAGCTACGTACAGGACATGGACGAGAGCGGCCGGGTCGTCGGCTACAACTGGCTCGGCCCGTGGTACGAGTACAAGCCGTTCGTCTGGACCCCGCCGCACACCGGCCCCGCCTCCTCCCCCGGGGTGCTGAACACGCACCCGTACGGCACCTTCGAGGCGATCAGCCCGACGACCGGCGTGAGCGTCGGCACGGCCAAGTTCCACCCGGAATCGCAGACCCTGCCCGACCAGGCGCAGCTGTGGCCCGGCTCCGGTCCTGTCCTCGCGCTTCCCCGGCTGTCGGCGAACGGCGCCAGCACGGCGGAGGCCGTCTCCGACGGCGACCGGGTCGGCGGATCGGCCGTGAACGCGAACGGCAAGCTCAGGCCGGTCATCTGGACCTGCGCGAGCAAGCAGGCGTACCTGCCGCAGCCGTAGGGTCCGGCGACGGGACCCAGGCGCAGGGCCCCGCCGTAAGACCCGGCCATAGGGCCCAGCCATAGGGCCCAGCCGCAGGCCCCGGAAGCGGCCGGTGTTGCGGCCATGGCGATCTGAGCGTGCGCACGCTATCGATGGCGCCATGGAAAACGCTCCGCGCGGTCTGCCCGCGCCTCCGCCGCTCGGTTCCGCCGCCCTGCCGCCCGGCACGTTCACCGGCCGGGCGGTGCTCGTGACCGGCGGCGGGACCGGGCTGGGCAAGGCCATCGCCACCGAGTTCGCACGGCTCGGCGCGGATCTGGTGATCGCCGGCCGCCGGATCGAGCAGTTGAAGTCGGCTCAGGAAGAGCTGGCGGCCGTGCCCGGAGCGGGCCGGGTGACGGCCGCCGTCTGCGACATCCGCGACCCCGAGCGGGTCGCGGAGGTCTTCGACGCGGCCGGGGCGGCCTTCGGCGGCGTCCCGGACGTGCTCGTCAACAACGCGGCCGCCAACTTCCCCTGCCCGGCCGAGGACTTGTCCCCCAACGCCTGGCGGGCGGTGGTCGACATCACCCTGACCGGCACCTGGTTCGTGACCCGGGAGTTCGGCCGCCGCCACCTCGCCGCGGGCAGCGCCGGGTCCATCGTGAACATCGGCGCCTCGTACGCCTGGACCGGCGGGCCGGGCTACGCGCACAGCGCCGCCGCCAAGGCGGGGGTGAAGAACCTCGTCGAGACGCTCGCCGTCGAGTGGGGCCCGTACGGCATCCAGATCAACGGCCTGGTCCCCGGGCTGTTCCCGCACGCGGACATGACCGAGGACATCCGGGGCGGGCTGGAGCGGGCCGCCCCGGACGACAAGGACGCCCGGCAGCCCGCCCTGCGGGTCGGCGCACCGCGCGAACTGGGCTGGGCCGCCACCTTCCTGGCCTCGCCCTACGCCCGCTTCATCACCGGCCACACCCTGGTGGTGGACGGGGCGAACTGGCAGCGGCGCTCGCTCGTCAACCCCGAAGTGGTGCCGGTGCGCGAGCAGTTGGGGCGGGGGCCGTTCACTGCGTGAAGTGCCCGCGGAGCGCGGCCAGCCCACCGCCGTAGGTGCCCTCGCCGAAGATCTCCTCGACCTGGGCCGCGACGGCCTCGTCCGCGAGGTAGCGGGCGGACCAGACGATCTCACTGCCGAGCGGGTGGGGGCGTACGGCCAGGGTGGCGACGTACTCCCGGAGCGGGAGCAGGCTCTCCACCACGGCGTACGAGTACGCGCGCGGCGGGGTCCCGGTCGAGCAGCTCCTCGCGGGCGACGACCGTCCCCTCGATGCTGAAGACCCGTACGGCTCCCGGCTGTTCGGGGTCGCTCCCGCCCTCGATGACGGCCTTGGGTACGTACGGGTGCCACGCGTCGAGCGCGCCGAACCGGCCGACGAGCTCCCAGACGGCGTCCGGGGCGGCCGGGACGACGGCGGTCCTGACCAGTTCGCGGGCGGTCACGGCGGGTCCGGAGCCCCCGGACTGCTCGGCGCTCACCAGGCACCGTCCCCGCGCAGCACGGCGTCGGCCCCGCCGTCGATGAAGACGACCTGGCCGGTGACGTGGGTGTTGTCGGGGGCGGTGAGCCAGTCCAGCAGCGGGGCGACCTGTTCGGCGGTGGCGTGGCCGTGCAGGGGCATCGGCACGCTCGCGTCGACCACCTCGCGCATGCCCGCGTCGGCGAGGAGCGGGGCCGTCATGGGGGTGGTGATGGTGCCCGGGGCGATGGCGTTGAGCGGGATCCCCGCGCCCGCCCAGTCGGCGGTGGGCGCGGTGCGGCGGATCCAGCGGGCCACGGCGGCCTTGGTGGATCCGTAGACGAGGTGGCCCTCGCCGCGCGCGACGGCGGCCGCGGCGGCTTCGGCGGCCGCCTCCTCGTCGCCGGCGAGAGCGGCGTCGACGATGGCGGGGTCGGCGGGGTGGATCGAGGCCACGGAGGAGACGACGACGGCGCGGGGGTCGGATCCCGCGGCGAGCAGCGGGCGCAGGCCCTCCAGGGTGGCGACGGCTCCGAAGTGGTTGACCCGGACGGTCAGCGGATCGAAGGCGGCGATGCCGGCGCAGGCGACGACGGCGTCCAGGCGGCCGCCGGTGCGTTCGGTGGTGCGGGCGACGAGCGCGGCGCGGCCGGCGGCGGTGGCGAGGTCGGCCTCTATGTCGGCGCCCTCGAGGTCGGCGCCGATGACGGTGTGGCCCTGGGCGCGAAGCCGGTCGGCGGTGGCGCGGCCGATGCCGGAGGCGGCGCCGGTGACGAGGTAGGTACGAGTCATGGATGGCACGGTACGCCTTCGTGGCACGACATGCCACAGTGCGATCGTGTGGCACATTGGCCCCATCTACCCCTGGAGGTGTTGCGGTGAGCACGGCGAGTACGGGCCGCCCGTCCTTGACGGAGCGGCGCAGGGAGGCGACGCGGTACGAGATCGCGGAGGCCGCGGCCGCACTGTTCTCGGAGCGGGGGTACGAGGCCACGACGGTCGACGACATCGCGCGGGCGGCCGGCATCTCGCTGCGCACCTTCTACCGGTACTGCCCGGCCAAGGAGGACGCGCTGACCCCGGTCCTCACCGCCGGGGTCGCCACCCTGGTGGAGGAACTCGCCCTGCGTCCCGCGGAGGAGCACCTCACCGAGGCCGCACAGGCCGCCTTCACCATCGCGACGGCGGGCGCGCGCTACGAGGAGCCCGGACAGACGGTCCGCCTCATCCAGGTGATGAGCCGCGTCCCGGAGATCCGGCTGCGCTGGCTGGCGGCCGCCCGCGCGATGCAGGACCGCCTGGTGCCGGTCCTCGCCGCCCGTACGGGCCGCCCTGAAGCTGCCCTGGAGACCCGCCTGTTGGCGGCCGTACTCATCGACGCGGTCACCGTCGCCCTCGAACACTGGGCCGCCGAGGACGGCCGCGAACCGCTCCCGGCGGTTTCGGCCCGCGCCCTCTCCCTGCTGCGCCTGGCGGAGTAGCGGGGACCTGCCGTGGGGCGCGTACGCGCCGCGTCAGCCGAAGCTGCGGCGGTAGGCGTGCGGGCTGACGCCGGTGGTCTTCTTGAACCGGTCGCGGAAGGACGTGGGCGAACCGAAGCCGACCTGGGCGCCGATGCGTTCGACGGAGTGCCGGGTGGTCTCCAGGAGGTGCTGGGCCTGGCGGATGCGGGCGCGGTGGAGCCACTGGAGCGGGGTGGTGCCGGTCTGGTCCCGGAAGCGGCGCATCAGGGTCCGGGTGCTGGTTCCGGCGTGGGCGGCGATCTCGGCGAGGGTGAGATCGGAGCCGAGGTTGTCCTGCAGCCAGACCAGCAGCGGTTCGAGGGCCGAACCCCGGGGGGTGGGTGCGTAATCGTGGACGATGAACTGCGCCTGTCCGCCCTCGCGTTCCAGGGGCATGACGGACAGCCGGGCGGCGTCGGCGGCGACGGCCGAGCCGTAGTCGCGGCGAATCATGTGCAGGCACAGGTCCAGGCCCGCGGCGGCGCCCGCCGAGGTGAGGATCTGGCCGTTGTCGACGTACAGGACGTCCGGGTCGACCTCGATGTCCGGGTGGGTCTCGGCCAGGAGGCCGGCCACGATCCAGTGGGTGGTGGCACGCAGGCCGTCGAGTAGCCCGGTCGCGGCCAGGGGGAAGGTGCCCGAGCAGATGGAGGCGATGCGCGTGCCGTTGGCGGCGGCCGCGCGCAGCGCGTCGCGGACGGCGGGGGCGAGCGGGGCCTCGGGGTCGGCGGTACCGGGAACGATGATCGTGTCCGCGGCGTCGAGCCCTTCCAGTCCCCAGGGCGCGCGCAGGGTGAAGGTTCCCGCATCGATCTCCGGCCGCTCGGCGCAGACGCGGATCTGGTAGCCGGGGCGTCCGTCCGGGAGGCGGGTGCGGGTGAAGATCTCGATCGGGGTGGCCAGATCGAAGGGGATCACCCGGTCCAGCGCGAGGACGGCGACGGTGTGCATGGCCAGAAGATACCTCGCCACGGGCGTGCGGACCTGGCCCGGGCAGCTCAGATCCTCTGCTTCGGGCAGCTCAGAGCCCCTGCGCGCCCGCTTGGCGATATTCCGTTGGAAGGTGTCACTAGTGCCACTGGGAGGCGGACCGGCAGCCGATTAGCGTCGGGAACGGCTCCGGCACCGGCCGGACGCCTCCGCCGCATCCGAAGGAACCCCTCCATGCACGCCCAGATCGTCCTGTTCGACGGCTTCGATCCGCTCGACGTCATCGCCCCCTACGAGGTGCTGTACGCCGGCGGCAGCGCCTGCGGCGGTGCGGTGAGCGTGGAACTGGTGTCCGCGGAAGGTCCGCGCGAGGTGGTCAGCGGCACCGGGGGCCTGGTGCTGCGCGCCACCGCCGCTCTCGATCCCCGGCGTGCGGACCTGATCCTGGTCCCGGGTGCCTCGGGCCGCGTGGGAGAGCCCGGCGAGGTCCCCGACCACGACGCGGGGGCCGGGGAGCGGCAGCAGGACGAGTTCATCCCCGTGCTGCTGGGCCGCGCCCTGACGACCGGGCTGCCCACCCTGTTGAAGGCGGCGATGGACGACCCCGGGGTGACGGTCGCCGCGGTGTGCGGCGGCTCGCTCGTGCTCGCCATGGCCGGCCTGTTGGAGGGCCGCCGTGCCACCACCCACCACCTGGGCCTCGACATGCTCGATGCCACCGGTGTCCAAGCGGTGCGCGCCCGCGTCGTCGATGACGGTGACCTCGTCACCGGAGCCGGCGTCACCTCCGGCCTCGACCTGGGCCTGTACCTGCTGGAGCGCGAGGTGGGCCCGCGGATCGCCCACGCCGTCGAAGAGCTGTTCGCCTACGAGCGCCGCGGCACCGTCTGGCGTGATGCGGGCCCGATGCCCGCCGGCTTCTGACCGCGGCTCCCGGCTCCGCACCTCACCACCGCAACCGCACCCGTACGTAAGGAAGAACAGCAGCATGTCCGTAGAAGGCATCTGGGACCTGTCCGTCTCCACCCCCATCGGCCGGATCCAAGCCGTGGTCGAACTCGTGCGGCAGGGCGGCGTCCTGACCGGGTCCGCCCACGGGGCGGGCGAGGGAGTCCCGCTCACCGACATCACCCTCGACGGCGACCGGCTCGCCTGGAAGCAGGCGATCACCAAGCCGGTGCGCCTGAACCTGGCCTTCGCCGTGACGGTCGACGGCGACATCCTGACCGGCACGTCCAAGGCCGGCCGCCTTCCGGCCTCGAAGGTCACCGGACAGCGCCGGACCGTCCACGCCGTCCGCGCCGTCCACTCGGCCACGGAGCACTGATCATGACGAAGCTCTTCCTCTCCCTGCACGTTCTGGCCGCGGTACTGGCCATCGGCCCGGTCACCGTTGCCGCCAGCATGTTCCCCAAAGCGCTGCGGAGCGCCCACGGCAACCCTGGTGACCACGAGGCGCTCGCGACCCTGCCGACGCTGCACCGCATCTGCCGCGTCTACGCCGGCATCGGCGTCGCGGTCCCCGTCTCCGGTTTCGTCACGGCGAGCAGCCTCGGCGTCCTCGGCAGCGGGTGGCTGATCACCTCGATCGTCCTGACCACCGCGGCGGCCGCCACCCTGGCCCTGCTGATCCTGCCCGCCCAGGACGGCGCCCTCGACACCGTGCGGGCGTTGGACTCCGCACAGGCCCCGGGCTCCACCGCCGGCGTCCGCTCCGCCGCCCGCCTCGCCATGCTCACCGGTGTCTTCAACCTGCTGTGGGCGACCGTCACCGTACTGATGGTCGTCCGGCCCGGCTCCACCACGGGAGCGTGACCGGGCGCCTGCGCAAGCCTGCGCGTGCGGGCCCCCTTTGTCAGTGGTCCGGGGCACCATGGACCCCATGTCCCACGCTGATCTGACCCTTGACCGGTGGCGCTCGTTCGCCCTGCCGGACGTACGCCGGTTCGCCCGGGAAGCCGCCGACCTGGTGGGCGGCCGGGTGAGCCTGATCGATGCCGCCCCGCACCTCGGCGGCCCCCTGCACCGCGTGCTCGTCGAGCGGGACGGGCGGGAGTTCGCCCTGATACCCGGGGGAACGGTCCGCCTCGGCTTCGACCTGGACGCCTGGGAGCCGACGCCGGAACAGACCGCCGACTTCGAGCAGAGCCTGGCCGAGGAGTACGGGTACGGCCCCGATCTCAAGTCACACCTCGCCGAGTTGCTGAGCCCGCCCCGGACCGTCACCCTGCCGGCGGTGTTCATGGCCGTGGCGAACGAGCCGCTCACCGCACCCCCCGCCGGCATGCCCGCCGTGCTCGCGGGGCGCGGGCTGCGGATGCCCGGCGCCGACGAGTGGGAGCACGCCTGCGGGGCCGGGGCGCGCACCCTCTTCCGGTGGGGCGACACCTGCCCGATCGGCGAACCGTCCTACGGCAGCGGCTCGGACGGGCCGCGGTGCGAGCCCAACGCCTTCGGGCTGCGCATCGCCTACGACTCCTACGCCGCCGAGATCAGCGCCGACCCGGGCGCCGTGCACGGCGGGGACGGCGGCGAGTCCGTGTGCGGCGGGTACGGGGACCTGTGGGCCTGGCTGACGCTGGCCACGGCGAACCGCAACCCGGCGATGGCCGAGCTCGTGTACGGCACGGAGGGCGAGTCCGCGT harbors:
- a CDS encoding TetR/AcrR family transcriptional regulator — protein: MSTASTGRPSLTERRREATRYEIAEAAAALFSERGYEATTVDDIARAAGISLRTFYRYCPAKEDALTPVLTAGVATLVEELALRPAEEHLTEAAQAAFTIATAGARYEEPGQTVRLIQVMSRVPEIRLRWLAAARAMQDRLVPVLAARTGRPEAALETRLLAAVLIDAVTVALEHWAAEDGREPLPAVSARALSLLRLAE
- a CDS encoding SDR family oxidoreductase; amino-acid sequence: MENAPRGLPAPPPLGSAALPPGTFTGRAVLVTGGGTGLGKAIATEFARLGADLVIAGRRIEQLKSAQEELAAVPGAGRVTAAVCDIRDPERVAEVFDAAGAAFGGVPDVLVNNAAANFPCPAEDLSPNAWRAVVDITLTGTWFVTREFGRRHLAAGSAGSIVNIGASYAWTGGPGYAHSAAAKAGVKNLVETLAVEWGPYGIQINGLVPGLFPHADMTEDIRGGLERAAPDDKDARQPALRVGAPRELGWAATFLASPYARFITGHTLVVDGANWQRRSLVNPEVVPVREQLGRGPFTA
- a CDS encoding DUF2269 family protein, which encodes MTKLFLSLHVLAAVLAIGPVTVAASMFPKALRSAHGNPGDHEALATLPTLHRICRVYAGIGVAVPVSGFVTASSLGVLGSGWLITSIVLTTAAAATLALLILPAQDGALDTVRALDSAQAPGSTAGVRSAARLAMLTGVFNLLWATVTVLMVVRPGSTTGA
- a CDS encoding GlxA family transcriptional regulator, with translation MHTVAVLALDRVIPFDLATPIEIFTRTRLPDGRPGYQIRVCAERPEIDAGTFTLRAPWGLEGLDAADTIIVPGTADPEAPLAPAVRDALRAAAANGTRIASICSGTFPLAATGLLDGLRATTHWIVAGLLAETHPDIEVDPDVLYVDNGQILTSAGAAAGLDLCLHMIRRDYGSAVAADAARLSVMPLEREGGQAQFIVHDYAPTPRGSALEPLLVWLQDNLGSDLTLAEIAAHAGTSTRTLMRRFRDQTGTTPLQWLHRARIRQAQHLLETTRHSVERIGAQVGFGSPTSFRDRFKKTTGVSPHAYRRSFG
- a CDS encoding acyl-CoA dehydrogenase family protein yields the protein MTAAVLTADQVRARVRELLAAHPPATTARGPFLWARFDAGLAWVHYPEGLGGLGAPRSLQAVVDAELEAAGAPDNQPRRIGIGLGMAAPTILAYGTEEQKRRFLRPLWTGEEVWCQLFSEPGAGSDLAALGTRAVRDGEDWVVDGQKVWTSSAHTARWAILIARTDPELPKHQGITYFLCDMTAPGVEVRPLRQITGEAEFNEVFLTGVRIPDAHRLGEVGQGWAVARTTLMNERVSIGGMRIPREGGMIAPVAAAWRERPELRTHDLHGRLLELWIEAEVARLTGERLRQQLAQGQPGPEGSGMKLTFARLNQEISGLEVELLGEEGLLYEDWTLRRPEIVDFTGRDAGYRYLRAKGNSIEGGTSEILLNIVAERVLGLPAEPRDDKDLAWKDLAR
- a CDS encoding acyl-CoA dehydrogenase family protein translates to MSSPAAAPLDLLYSEAEEELRTAVRSLLAARCAPAAVLDRIEGGSPHDPGLWRVLAADIGTAGLLVPEKLGGQGAGHREAAVVLEELGRAAAPVPYLTSAVLSTEILLGCESAESADLLRELAAGSRICVPALPLTLAPGAPLPAPVRDSGTGSLSGSVTSVADAVCADVLLVLADTGLYAVPADAAGVTRTPLVALDLTRPLAGVTLDAAAGTRLADPATARAAIAGALLSGAGLLASEQLGIAEWCLTETVAYLRTRHQFNRPVGSFQAVKHRLARLWLDVASARAAARAAADALAAGAADAPLTVAVAQAYCSGVAVRAAEECVQLHGGIGMTWEHPAHLYLKRAKADSLALGTTGHHRGLVADFAELPAP
- a CDS encoding SRPBCC family protein; translated protein: MSAEQSGGSGPAVTARELVRTAVVPAAPDAVWELVGRFGALDAWHPYVPKAVIEGGSDPEQPGAVRVFSIEGTVVAREELLDRDPAARVLVRRGGEPAPAPGVRRHPGRTPPPARQ
- a CDS encoding SDR family oxidoreductase, with protein sequence MTRTYLVTGAASGIGRATADRLRAQGHTVIGADLEGADIEADLATAAGRAALVARTTERTGGRLDAVVACAGIAAFDPLTVRVNHFGAVATLEGLRPLLAAGSDPRAVVVSSVASIHPADPAIVDAALAGDEEAAAEAAAAAVARGEGHLVYGSTKAAVARWIRRTAPTADWAGAGIPLNAIAPGTITTPMTAPLLADAGMREVVDASVPMPLHGHATAEQVAPLLDWLTAPDNTHVTGQVVFIDGGADAVLRGDGAW
- a CDS encoding DJ-1/PfpI family protein, whose protein sequence is MHAQIVLFDGFDPLDVIAPYEVLYAGGSACGGAVSVELVSAEGPREVVSGTGGLVLRATAALDPRRADLILVPGASGRVGEPGEVPDHDAGAGERQQDEFIPVLLGRALTTGLPTLLKAAMDDPGVTVAAVCGGSLVLAMAGLLEGRRATTHHLGLDMLDATGVQAVRARVVDDGDLVTGAGVTSGLDLGLYLLEREVGPRIAHAVEELFAYERRGTVWRDAGPMPAGF
- a CDS encoding NADPH:quinone oxidoreductase family protein, with amino-acid sequence MQAWRVHTPGEPREAMRLEEVPEPVPGEGEVRLKVLAANVNFPDALLVRGQYQIRPPLPFTPGVEICGETDDGRRVIANPSLPHGGFAEYVTAPARALLPAPDTLDDAEAAALHIGYQTGWFGLHRRARLQAGETLLVHAAAGGVGSAAVQLGKAAGATVIGVVGGKAKVRAAEELGCDLVIDRTSEELVARVKEFTGGRGADVVYDPVGGEAYTASAKCVAFEGRIIVVGFASGTIPAPALNHALVKNYAILGLHWGLYAAKDPAAIAACHAELTRLAAEGSIKPLVSERVPLAGAADAVQRLADGTTTGRLVVVPALDTVLLGSPAGGSR